A genomic stretch from Apis cerana isolate GH-2021 linkage group LG7, AcerK_1.0, whole genome shotgun sequence includes:
- the LOC107999802 gene encoding L-lactate dehydrogenase isoform X1 — protein sequence MRIMATLRNKLLNTVMDPVPTSTHKVTVVGVGNVGMACTISLLAKNISSDLALVDMVEDKLKGEMLDLQHGSAFLRNAKINASTDYSITANSSVCIVTAGARQKEGETRLDLVQRNTDIFKKIIPELVKYSPNTILLIVSNPVDILTYVAWKLSGLPKNQVIGSGTNLDSARFRFLLSEKLKVAPTSCHGWMIGEHGDTCVPVWSGVNIAGVRLRDLDETVGTEDDKENWNEIYKKVIGSAYEVIKLKGYTSWAIGLSAAQIVSSILRNSQQVHAVATLVTGIHGIKDDVFLSLPCSLGENGVNTIIQQSLTEEETYLLQKSAQTIYEVQKDLKL from the exons ATGAG AATAATGGCAACGTTGAGAAATAAACTGTTAAACACAGTTATGGACCCTGTTCCTACGAGTACGCACAAAGTCACCGTGGTCGGTGTAGGTAACGTCGGTATGGCTTGTACCATCAGTCTTTTGGCAAAA AATATTTCGAGCGATTTGGCGCTGGTCGATATGGTGGAAGACAAACTGAAGGGAGAGATGTTGGATCTACAGCACGGTAGTGCGTTCTTGAGGAACGCGAAAATCAACGCGAGCACGGATTATTCCATAACGGCGAATTCGAGCGTGTGCATAGTGACCGCCGGCGCTCGTCAAAAGGAAGGCGAGACGAGGCTCGATCTTGTTCAAAGAAATACGGATATCTTCAAAAAGATTATTCCCGAGTTGGTGAAATACAGCCCGAACACGATCCTTCTCATCGTCTCGAATCCGGTCGACATTCTCACCTACGTTGCGTGGAAACTTTCCGGTCTTCCAAAAAATCAAGTGATCGGAAGTGGCACCAATCTGGACTCGGCCCGATTCCGCTTCCTCTTGTCGGAGAAATTGAAAGTCGCCCCTACATCGTGCCACGGTTGGATGATCGGGGAGCACGGAGACACGTGTG TGCCGGTATGGTCGGGAGTGAACATCGCTGGAGTGAGATTGCGCGATCTGGACGAAACTGTTGGCACGGAAGATGACAAGGAAAATTGGAACGAGATATATAAAAAGGTCATTGGATCCGCTTACGAAGTTATCAAGCTAAAGGGTTACACATCGTGGGCCATTGGCCTGAGCGCTGCCCAAATCGTCTCCTCCATATTGCGAAACTCGCAACAAGTTCACGCCGTAGCCACTCTGGTTACC GGTATACATGGAATCAAAGATGACGTGTTCCTGTCTTTGCCCTGTTCGTTGGGTGAAAACGGTGTCAACACCATTATCCAACAAAGCTTAACGGAGGAGGAGACGTACCTTTTGCAAAAATCGGCTCAGACGATATACGAAGTCcaaaaagatttgaaattataa
- the LOC108001543 gene encoding L-lactate dehydrogenase A chain-like isoform X1 — protein sequence MDETEAKGEPEPEVKSVECDDEDAPITTTTKNALITTQLDPCDVYPHRVKVSIVGVGKIGIACAIAILMRRMASEVCLIDHDANKASAEAEDIQHVGFFLGCPLVTGTSVPLWSSISVGGMKLRDINSRIGEQDDPERWYEIEENVKSVGKELEEKKGSCCWGVAISTTEIVDAIVRNTKVVLPASTHILRLASELVFIDVNEELAKAEAEDISHGAAFLGNPKIIGTKDYSLARDATVCVITIGDRSTNEQDPSTLLEQNLNIFKDVIPKVCKYAPNSILLIVTAPVDILSYAAMKLSGFPPHRVVGLGTFLDSCRFQYFIAQKLGISASSVQASVICENGPTSVPIWSAVTVMGIKLKDINKDIGTKADPESWGELHAKVIDCDNDLISRKGYRCWGMGICAAEVVDAIVRNTCICVTVSTYLKGCRHGLEKDVYMSLPCIVGRNGIETLLRHPYTPEEQELTETSCRTIFETQKSILNSLE from the exons ATGGACGAGACGGAAGCGAAGGGCGAGCCTGAACCCGAAGTCAAATCCGTCGAATGCGACGAT GAGGATGCACCGATCACGACCACGACCAAGAACGCGTTGATAACGACCCAGTTGGATCCTTGCGACGTTTACCCGCATCGCGTCAAGGTGTCGATCGTCGGCGTAGGGAAGATCGGGATCGCCTGCGCCATCGCGATCCTGATGAGA AGGATGGCGAGCGAGGTCTGCCTGATCGACCACGACGCGAACAAGGCTTCCGCCGAGGCCGAGGATATCCAACACGTCGGCTTCTTTTTGGGATGTCCACTGGTAACTGGCACTTCAG TTCCTCTCTGGTCCAGCATCTCTGTGGGCGGAATGAAACTTCGGGACATAAATTCGAGAATAGGGGAACAGGACGATCCCGAGAGGTGGTACGAAATCGAGGAGAACGTGAAGAGCGT CGGGAAGGAACTCGAGGAGAAGAAAGGATCGTGTTGCTGGGGCGTCGCCATTTCCACCACGGAGATCGTCGATGCCATCGTTAGGAACACCAAAGTCGTGCTCCCCGCTTCAACGCACATTCTC CGACTCGCCTCCGAGCTGGTGTTCATAGACGTGAACGAGGAACTGGCGAAAGCAGAGGCGGAAGACATCAGCCATGGCGCGGCATTCCTCGGCAACCCGAAGATCATTGGCACCAAAG ATTATTCGTTGGCCAGAGACGCGACGGTGTGCGTGATCACGATCGGAGATAGATCGACGAACGAGCAAGATCCGAGCACTTTGTTGGAGCAAAATTTGAACATCTTCAAAGACGTTATACCCAAAGTGTGCAAGTACGCGCCGAACAGTATACTTTTGATCGTGACCGCTCCAG TCGACATTCTGTCGTACGCGGCCATGAAGCTCTCGGGCTTCCCACCGCACCGCGTCGTGGGACTGGGCACGTTTTTGGACAGCTGTAGGTTTCAATACTTCATCGCGCAGAAGCTTGGAATTTCGGCGAGCTCGGTGCAGGCCTCCGTAATTTGCGAGAACGGACCCACGTCTG TGCCGATCTGGTCTGCCGTGACGGTGATGGGAATCAAGCTGAAGGACATAAACAAAGACATCGGTACCAAAGCGGACCCGGAATCTTGGGGCGAGCTGCACGCGAAAGTAATCGATTGCGACAACGATCTTATCTCGAGGAAAGGGTATCGGTGCTGGGGCATGGGTATCTGCGCCGCCGAGGTTGTCGACGCCATCGTACGAAATACTTGTATCTGCGTCACGGTTTCCACCTACTTGAAG GGTTGTCGACACGGCCTCGAGAAAGACGTTTACATGTCCCTGCCCTGCATAGTAGGTAGAAACGGCATAGAGACGCTTCTTCGTCACCCGTACACACCGGAGGAGCAAGAACTCACGGAGACGTCGTGTCGAACTATCTTCGAGACTCAAAAATCGATTCTCAATAGTTTGGAATaa
- the LOC108001543 gene encoding L-lactate dehydrogenase A-like 6A isoform X3, whose amino-acid sequence MSVPKKKLLDTAWNTTTFLLTKQPEDFVDGHRVKIVIVGSGYTGVAIGIAILFKRLASELVFIDVNEELAKAEAEDISHGAAFLGNPKIIGTKDYSLARDATVCVITIGDRSTNEQDPSTLLEQNLNIFKDVIPKVCKYAPNSILLIVTAPVDILSYAAMKLSGFPPHRVVGLGTFLDSCRFQYFIAQKLGISASSVQASVICENGPTSVPIWSAVTVMGIKLKDINKDIGTKADPESWGELHAKVIDCDNDLISRKGYRCWGMGICAAEVVDAIVRNTCICVTVSTYLKGCRHGLEKDVYMSLPCIVGRNGIETLLRHPYTPEEQELTETSCRTIFETQKSILNSLE is encoded by the exons ATGTCCGTGCCCAAAAAGAAGTTACTCGACACCGCCTGGAACACGACAACGTTTTTGCTCACCAAGCAGCCGGAAGATTTCGTGGATGGGCATCGCGTTAAAATCGTCATCGTCGGCAGCGGTTACACCGGCGTGGCCATCGGAATCGCAATCCTCTTCAAG CGACTCGCCTCCGAGCTGGTGTTCATAGACGTGAACGAGGAACTGGCGAAAGCAGAGGCGGAAGACATCAGCCATGGCGCGGCATTCCTCGGCAACCCGAAGATCATTGGCACCAAAG ATTATTCGTTGGCCAGAGACGCGACGGTGTGCGTGATCACGATCGGAGATAGATCGACGAACGAGCAAGATCCGAGCACTTTGTTGGAGCAAAATTTGAACATCTTCAAAGACGTTATACCCAAAGTGTGCAAGTACGCGCCGAACAGTATACTTTTGATCGTGACCGCTCCAG TCGACATTCTGTCGTACGCGGCCATGAAGCTCTCGGGCTTCCCACCGCACCGCGTCGTGGGACTGGGCACGTTTTTGGACAGCTGTAGGTTTCAATACTTCATCGCGCAGAAGCTTGGAATTTCGGCGAGCTCGGTGCAGGCCTCCGTAATTTGCGAGAACGGACCCACGTCTG TGCCGATCTGGTCTGCCGTGACGGTGATGGGAATCAAGCTGAAGGACATAAACAAAGACATCGGTACCAAAGCGGACCCGGAATCTTGGGGCGAGCTGCACGCGAAAGTAATCGATTGCGACAACGATCTTATCTCGAGGAAAGGGTATCGGTGCTGGGGCATGGGTATCTGCGCCGCCGAGGTTGTCGACGCCATCGTACGAAATACTTGTATCTGCGTCACGGTTTCCACCTACTTGAAG GGTTGTCGACACGGCCTCGAGAAAGACGTTTACATGTCCCTGCCCTGCATAGTAGGTAGAAACGGCATAGAGACGCTTCTTCGTCACCCGTACACACCGGAGGAGCAAGAACTCACGGAGACGTCGTGTCGAACTATCTTCGAGACTCAAAAATCGATTCTCAATAGTTTGGAATaa
- the LOC108001543 gene encoding L-lactate dehydrogenase A chain-like isoform X2: MDETEAKGEPEPEVKSVECDDEDAPITTTTKNALITTQLDPCDVYPHRVKVSIVGVGKIGIACAIAILMRRMASEVCLIDHDANKASAEAEDIQHVGFFLGCPLVTGTSVPLWSSISVGGMKLRDINSRIGEQDDPERWYEIEENVKSVGKELEEKKGSCCWGVAISTTEIVDAIVRNTKVVLPASTHILRLASELVFIDVNEELAKAEAEDISHGAAFLGNPKIIGTKDYSLARDATVCVITIGDRSTNEQDPSTLLEQNLNIFKDVIPKVCKYAPNSILLIVTAPVDILSYAAMKLSGFPPHRVVGLGTFLDSCRFQYFIAQKLGISASSVQASVICENGPTSVPIWSAVTVMGIKLKDINKDIGTKADPESWGELHAKVIDCDNDLISRKGYRCWGMGICAAEVVDAIVRNTCICVTVSTYLKAQWGSKRKYSTDR, encoded by the exons ATGGACGAGACGGAAGCGAAGGGCGAGCCTGAACCCGAAGTCAAATCCGTCGAATGCGACGAT GAGGATGCACCGATCACGACCACGACCAAGAACGCGTTGATAACGACCCAGTTGGATCCTTGCGACGTTTACCCGCATCGCGTCAAGGTGTCGATCGTCGGCGTAGGGAAGATCGGGATCGCCTGCGCCATCGCGATCCTGATGAGA AGGATGGCGAGCGAGGTCTGCCTGATCGACCACGACGCGAACAAGGCTTCCGCCGAGGCCGAGGATATCCAACACGTCGGCTTCTTTTTGGGATGTCCACTGGTAACTGGCACTTCAG TTCCTCTCTGGTCCAGCATCTCTGTGGGCGGAATGAAACTTCGGGACATAAATTCGAGAATAGGGGAACAGGACGATCCCGAGAGGTGGTACGAAATCGAGGAGAACGTGAAGAGCGT CGGGAAGGAACTCGAGGAGAAGAAAGGATCGTGTTGCTGGGGCGTCGCCATTTCCACCACGGAGATCGTCGATGCCATCGTTAGGAACACCAAAGTCGTGCTCCCCGCTTCAACGCACATTCTC CGACTCGCCTCCGAGCTGGTGTTCATAGACGTGAACGAGGAACTGGCGAAAGCAGAGGCGGAAGACATCAGCCATGGCGCGGCATTCCTCGGCAACCCGAAGATCATTGGCACCAAAG ATTATTCGTTGGCCAGAGACGCGACGGTGTGCGTGATCACGATCGGAGATAGATCGACGAACGAGCAAGATCCGAGCACTTTGTTGGAGCAAAATTTGAACATCTTCAAAGACGTTATACCCAAAGTGTGCAAGTACGCGCCGAACAGTATACTTTTGATCGTGACCGCTCCAG TCGACATTCTGTCGTACGCGGCCATGAAGCTCTCGGGCTTCCCACCGCACCGCGTCGTGGGACTGGGCACGTTTTTGGACAGCTGTAGGTTTCAATACTTCATCGCGCAGAAGCTTGGAATTTCGGCGAGCTCGGTGCAGGCCTCCGTAATTTGCGAGAACGGACCCACGTCTG TGCCGATCTGGTCTGCCGTGACGGTGATGGGAATCAAGCTGAAGGACATAAACAAAGACATCGGTACCAAAGCGGACCCGGAATCTTGGGGCGAGCTGCACGCGAAAGTAATCGATTGCGACAACGATCTTATCTCGAGGAAAGGGTATCGGTGCTGGGGCATGGGTATCTGCGCCGCCGAGGTTGTCGACGCCATCGTACGAAATACTTGTATCTGCGTCACGGTTTCCACCTACTTGAAG GCACAGTGGGGATCGAAAAGAAAGTACAGCACAGATCGATAA
- the LOC107999802 gene encoding L-lactate dehydrogenase isoform X2: MATLRNKLLNTVMDPVPTSTHKVTVVGVGNVGMACTISLLAKNISSDLALVDMVEDKLKGEMLDLQHGSAFLRNAKINASTDYSITANSSVCIVTAGARQKEGETRLDLVQRNTDIFKKIIPELVKYSPNTILLIVSNPVDILTYVAWKLSGLPKNQVIGSGTNLDSARFRFLLSEKLKVAPTSCHGWMIGEHGDTCVPVWSGVNIAGVRLRDLDETVGTEDDKENWNEIYKKVIGSAYEVIKLKGYTSWAIGLSAAQIVSSILRNSQQVHAVATLVTGIHGIKDDVFLSLPCSLGENGVNTIIQQSLTEEETYLLQKSAQTIYEVQKDLKL; encoded by the exons ATGGCAACGTTGAGAAATAAACTGTTAAACACAGTTATGGACCCTGTTCCTACGAGTACGCACAAAGTCACCGTGGTCGGTGTAGGTAACGTCGGTATGGCTTGTACCATCAGTCTTTTGGCAAAA AATATTTCGAGCGATTTGGCGCTGGTCGATATGGTGGAAGACAAACTGAAGGGAGAGATGTTGGATCTACAGCACGGTAGTGCGTTCTTGAGGAACGCGAAAATCAACGCGAGCACGGATTATTCCATAACGGCGAATTCGAGCGTGTGCATAGTGACCGCCGGCGCTCGTCAAAAGGAAGGCGAGACGAGGCTCGATCTTGTTCAAAGAAATACGGATATCTTCAAAAAGATTATTCCCGAGTTGGTGAAATACAGCCCGAACACGATCCTTCTCATCGTCTCGAATCCGGTCGACATTCTCACCTACGTTGCGTGGAAACTTTCCGGTCTTCCAAAAAATCAAGTGATCGGAAGTGGCACCAATCTGGACTCGGCCCGATTCCGCTTCCTCTTGTCGGAGAAATTGAAAGTCGCCCCTACATCGTGCCACGGTTGGATGATCGGGGAGCACGGAGACACGTGTG TGCCGGTATGGTCGGGAGTGAACATCGCTGGAGTGAGATTGCGCGATCTGGACGAAACTGTTGGCACGGAAGATGACAAGGAAAATTGGAACGAGATATATAAAAAGGTCATTGGATCCGCTTACGAAGTTATCAAGCTAAAGGGTTACACATCGTGGGCCATTGGCCTGAGCGCTGCCCAAATCGTCTCCTCCATATTGCGAAACTCGCAACAAGTTCACGCCGTAGCCACTCTGGTTACC GGTATACATGGAATCAAAGATGACGTGTTCCTGTCTTTGCCCTGTTCGTTGGGTGAAAACGGTGTCAACACCATTATCCAACAAAGCTTAACGGAGGAGGAGACGTACCTTTTGCAAAAATCGGCTCAGACGATATACGAAGTCcaaaaagatttgaaattataa